A window of Amycolatopsis tolypomycina genomic DNA:
CGCTCGACGTCCACGTGAAGCGGCTGCGCTCGAAGATCGAGCCGGACCCGGGCTCGCCGCGGCACCTCGTCACGGTGCGCGGGCTGGGCTACAAGTTCGAGACGTAAGCCCGCCACTTTCACGTGAAAGTGCCCCCTGGGTGGCCGCGCCGGGGCACTTTCACGTGAAAGTGCCCCGTGGCCGGAGCGAGTGTTGTTGGTTACATGTTCGAGACCTGACGCTGGGGCCGGTACCCTGGACCCCCGTGCGCCTAGGGGTACTCGACGTCGGTTCCAACACCGTCCACCTGCTCGTGGTCGACGCCCACCGTGGCGCCCACCCGACGCCGATGCATTCCGAAAAGTCCGTGCTGCGGCTGGCCGAGCAGATCACCCCCGGTGGCGAGCTCGCCAAGGCCGGCGCCGACGAGCTGGTGACCGCCGTCGAATCGGCCAAGGAGTCCGCCGCGCGGCTGGGCTGCGAAGAGCTGATGGCCTTCGCCACCTCCGCGGTCCGCGAAGCGAAGAACTCCGCCAAGGTCCTGGCCAGGGTGGCCGAGAAAACCGGCGTCGAGCTGCAGGTCCTTTCGGGCACCGACGAAGCGAGGCTCACGTTCCTCGCCGTCCGGCGCTGGTACGGCTGGTCGGCCGGGCAGCTGCTGGTGCTCGACATCGGCGGCGGCTCGCTCGAGGTCGCGATGGGCCGCGACGAGGAGCCCGTCCTGGCCGAATCCCTGCCCCTCGGCGCCGGGCGCACCACGCGCACCCGGTTCAGGCACGACCCGCCGACGCGCTCCGAGCTCGTCGCGACGTCCGCGTGGCTGGACGACCAGCTCACCGACCTCACGCGCAAGGTCACCAAATGGGGTGAACCCGATCGGGTCGTGGCGACGTCGAAGACGTTCCGCTCGCTGGCCCGGCTGACCGGCGCCGCCCCCTCGGCCGCGGGGCCGCGCGTGCGACGTACCCTCACCGACACCGCATTGCGCCAGCTCCTGGCCTTCGTCTCGCGGATGCCTTCGGCCGATCTCGCGCAGCTCGAAGGCGTCAGTTCGAGCCGGGCGCACCAGCTGGTGGCGGGCGCGCTCGTCGCGCAGGCCACGATGCGGGCGCTCGGGGTGCCGGAACTCGAGATCTGCCCGTGGGCTCTGCGAGAGGGTGTCATCCTGCGGCGGCTGGACCATTCGAACGGCGCGGATGAGACTGGAGCCGCTCTCGTCGGGCGCTTCGGCGCACAGGAGGACCGGTGAAAGCACGCGGCTGGACTTCCCGGACGGATAACGGGCACGGTGGAGAGGTGACGGACATGCAGAGGTCGGTGTACAGCGCGCGCGGCGCCGCCGGTGTGCCGTCAGGTACCGCTTCGCCGAGTGCCGAGAA
This region includes:
- a CDS encoding Ppx/GppA phosphatase family protein, with amino-acid sequence MRLGVLDVGSNTVHLLVVDAHRGAHPTPMHSEKSVLRLAEQITPGGELAKAGADELVTAVESAKESAARLGCEELMAFATSAVREAKNSAKVLARVAEKTGVELQVLSGTDEARLTFLAVRRWYGWSAGQLLVLDIGGGSLEVAMGRDEEPVLAESLPLGAGRTTRTRFRHDPPTRSELVATSAWLDDQLTDLTRKVTKWGEPDRVVATSKTFRSLARLTGAAPSAAGPRVRRTLTDTALRQLLAFVSRMPSADLAQLEGVSSSRAHQLVAGALVAQATMRALGVPELEICPWALREGVILRRLDHSNGADETGAALVGRFGAQEDR